Below is a genomic region from Leptotrichia shahii.
GAAAAATTAGTTCCAGAAGGAATTGAATCAATGGTTCCGCATAAAGGTGCATTAAAAGATACAGTTTACCAAATTTGCGGTGGGCTTCGTTCTGGAATGGGATACTGCGGAACACCTACAATTAAAGAATTAAAAGAAAATGGAAAATTTGTAAAAATAACAGGAGCTGGACTTAAGGAAAGCCATCCTCACGATGTTATAATTACAAAAGAAGCACCTAACTATAACAATTCAAATAATTAATAATTTTTAACAAAATATAGCAGGAAGCTTCTTTGAGAGTAATGAAAATATTATAAATAAGGGGTTAAAACCTCCTTGTCAAAAAATAATGGAAGATATGTTTATAAAGTAAAGGAAAAATAAGAAGATGAAAAAAGTAAAAAAATTAGCACTTTTATTTATATTGGTGTTGGGAATAAGTGCCTTATCTTATTCTTATGAAGATTATTATCAAAAGGTTTATACTGTAAAAATTTCTAAGAATGATTTGTTTAAAGTCGTAAATGCTACTAAAGATCAGCAGAAAAAATTGTCAAAAATATTTGATGAATATCAGAAAAAGGCTGAAGGAGTAGAAAAGAATCTAGTGCAGTTTGAAGTGAAAAAAGATAAAATTGGAAAAATTGAAGAAGATAGATATAGAGCAATTGCGAGAGTTTTGTCTAATGAGCAGCTGGAAGCCTATAATTCTTATATAAATTTGCAAAAGGAAATGTTTAATGAAAAAAATGATAAAGTTAAAAATTTTGTTGACAGTCTTGATTTGACAAATGTTCAAAAATCACGCATTTTAAAATATGAAAGGGATTTTAAGCGGGAAGTTGGTAAATTGAAAGATCAAAGGTTGACAGAAGATGGATTTGTAGCTAAATATAATGAATTAAGACAACAAAGAAATGAAAAAATGAAAACTGTTTTGCTGGATGAGCAAGTGAAATTGATAGAAAATTTTTAAAGTATTGACAAAAGTGATAAAAAAATGGTAGAATACGATGATTATTAATATAAATCACACTTTGTATTATTTATGGATAGGGTGTTGTAATATTTATTCTGGATCATTGAACTATAAAATTTATTATCTTAGGTTGATTGTAAAAGCAATAAAGATTGAATAGCAGTAGTATTTATGCTTACAGGGGATTAGGATTTCCTGTCGGAGAGTGTAGAAAAATAAGAAATTAATCATAAAAGTACTGCATTTTTCAAATTTTTAGACTTTTATAAATGATTATCTAGTAAAGAACTAAGGTTTCTTGTCAAGATAAAAAAATTAGTTTTGAGATGAATAGATTAAAGAATTACAATCTGTCTTTTGAAGAAAAGTGGGAGAAAAACCAAAAAAATTAGGAGGAAAAACGTAATGGCAGTTATTACAATGAAACAATTATTAGAAGTGGGAGCACATTTTGGACATCAGGCAAAAAGATGGAATCCTAAAATGAAACCATATATCTTTACAGAAAGAAACGGAATCCACATTTTGGACTTGCACCAAACTTTGGGAGCAACTGAAGCAGCTTATGAATTTGTTAGACAAATTTCTGAAGAAGGTGGAAAAGTATTATTTGTTGGAACAAAAAAACAAGCTCAAGAAGCTATTAAAGAAGAAGCAGAAAGAGCTGGAGGATTTTATGTAAATCACAGATGGTTAGGTGGATTATTAACTAACTTGGAAACTATCAAAAAAAGAGTAAAAAGATTAAAAGAATTAGAAGAAATGGATGCTGATGGGACTTTAGATACAGCTTACACTAAAAAAGAAGCTGGATTATTAAGAAAAGAAATGGCAAAACTTTCTAAAAATATCGGTGGAATCAAAGAAATGAATACTTTACCAGCTGCATTATTTGTAGTTGATATCAAAAAAGAATTCTTAGCATTAGAAGAAGCTAAAAAATTAGGAATTCCTGTAATCGCATTAATTGATACAAATGTAGATCCTGATTTAGTAACTTACAAAATTCCTGCAAATGATGATGCTATAAGATCGGTAAAATTATTTGCACAAGTTATTGCAAATGCTGCAATTGAAGGAAATGGTGGAATTGAAAATATTTCTGAAGGGGCAGAAGTGGAAGTTCCTGCAAACGAAGAAATCGTTGAAGAAGTAGTAGAAGAAGTTATAGAAGAAACTACAGAAGCATAATCTAAAATATAATTAAGAAAATCAAATAAAAATAATAGGGGAATAAATCCATTCCCCTGTTGTTGCAAAAATAGTAATTTTAAATTACTCAAAAAATAAACTCGTGTTTCTATTGGTTAAAATAAAAATAAAAAGGAATGGTGAGAAATTATGAAAAAGGTTTTAGCGGGATTATTTTTAATAGCGAGTTTAAGTGTCTTAGCTATAAATAAAGGAAAGTCTCCAATGGAGCATGATATAGATTATGTATGGTATCATTATGAATTGAATTCCAAGTATGAAAAGTTATTTTCAAAGGAAAAAAAGGAATTTAAGGATAAATGGGAGCAAAATAGAAATAATAAAAAAAATTTAATTACACTATTGAAAAAATATACTGAAAAATATCCGAATGATGCCTATGCTTACGAGGCTTTGGGTACGGCATATATGTTGGATAATTTTAAGGAAGCAGAAGCAAATTTTTTAAAGGCTATAAAGCTGGGGGATGATGACACAGCGAAGTATTCTTTAGCTCTTTTGTATGCTGATAAAGGCGAAAAGGATAACGATAAGGAAAAAACAAAACTTGCTGAAAAATATCTTAAAGAATTAGAAAATGAAGGAATTAATTCAGACTATAACCTTGAAAATCTTAGAGATACTAAAAATGGCGCATTAATAGGAAATGCTCAGGCACTGTTTGGATTGGCGGCTTATTATGATAATTATGGAAATTATAAAATGTCAGAAAAATATGCTACAGAATTTTTAGAATTTGATAAGGAAAATTTAGATAATTTAATGTTTTTAAGCAACGCATACATTGCTCAAAAAAAATATACAGAATCAGAAAAACTATTTTTACCACTTGCTCAAAAAGGAATGATGCAGGCACAATATCTTTTAGCACTTGGATATTATCACGCTGGAAATCTTAAGGAAGCAGAAAAATGGGCGAAAAAGACGCTGGAAAAATCTGGAACAAAACAGCTAGATGATATTGAAGTAGCAAAAGAGTTGCTGAATCGAATAAATTCAAAATTAAAAGTTCAAAACAAAAAATAAAAGGAATGGTAAAAGTTATGAAAAAAATTTTAATTGTATTATTTTTGATAGCAAGTTTAAGTGTTCTAGGTGCAAATAGCCAAAGCAGCGTAAATATGGGTGATTACTATATAGTGGATGTTAATCTTATGACTGAGTATTCAAAAGAAAAAACAGAGTTTAAGAATAAATATATTGCTTTATCTGAGAAAAATGATAAAAAGAACTTAATTGAATTATTAAAAAAATATATTGAAAAATATCCAGATGATTCTTATGCTTATGAAGAAATAGGTACTGATTATTTGTCACTGGATAATTTAAAAGAGGCAGAAAAATATTATTTAAAAGCAATTGAATTGGGAAATAATGATACAGGACTATATTCATTAGCTTTAATATACGGTGATGAAGATAGTTTAAAATTATTGAATTTGACTCCTGATGAAAAAAAAGCTAAAATTAAAATATCAGAAAAATATAAAAAACAACTTTCAGATGATGGCTTTACGCATGGGAAGCTTAGAGAGCTTAGAGAGCATAAACAAATAGCAATGTTTGGTAATGCATATTCAATATATAAATTAGCAGTTCATTATCATGGAGTAAAAAATTATAAATTATCAGAAAAATATGCAAGGCAATTTTTAGAATTCGATAAAGAAAATTCAGATATTATAAATATATTAGCCGAAGACCTGTTTGGACAACACAAATATACGGAAGCAGAAAAACTGTTATTGCCGTTTGCTCAAAAAGGTAAACAAAATGAGCAATATCTTTTAGCAATTAGCTATTATTATCAAAATAAGCTTGATGAAGCAGAAAAATGGGCGAAAAAGGTACTAGAGACAGCTAAAAAAGATAATGATGCTGATAATATTAAAATAGTAAACCATTTATTGGATGAAATAAAAAATAAATAAAAATAGTAGGAGGAAAAAAAGTGGCAATTACAACAGCGCTTATTAAAGAATTAAGAGAAAGAACAGGAGCAGGAATGCTTGACTGTAAAAAGGCTTTACAAGAAAATGACGGAGATATTGAAAAAGCAATTGACTGGTTAAGAGAAAAAGGGATTGCTAAGGCAGCTAAAAAATCTGGAAGAGTTGCAGCGGAAGGATTGGTATTTGCAGCAGTTTCTGAAGATAGAAAAAAAGGTGCTATCTTGGAATTTAACTCTGAAACTGACTTTGTTGCTAAAAATGATGAATTTAAATCTTTTGGAGAAAAATTAGTAAATTTGACTTTAAATCATGATTTAACAAGTGAAGATGAATTAAAAGCAATTGAATTTGAAGGAAAAACTATTGAAACTCACTTGACTGAATTGATTGCTAAAATTGGTGAAAATATGAACATTAGAAGATTAAAAGTTATTTCTACTGATGGGTTTATTGAAACTTATATTCACTTAGGTGGAAAAATTGGTGTATTATTGGACGTTAATGGAGAAGCTACTCCTGAAAATATTGAAAAAGCAAAAGGTGTTGCAATGCATATAGCTGCAATGGATCCAAAATATTTGGATAAATCAGAAGTTACAGCTGATGACTTGGAAAGAGAAA
It encodes:
- the tsf gene encoding translation elongation factor Ts; this encodes MLDCKKALQENDGDIEKAIDWLREKGIAKAAKKSGRVAAEGLVFAAVSEDRKKGAILEFNSETDFVAKNDEFKSFGEKLVNLTLNHDLTSEDELKAIEFEGKTIETHLTELIAKIGENMNIRRLKVISTDGFIETYIHLGGKIGVLLDVNGEATPENIEKAKGVAMHIAAMDPKYLDKSEVTADDLEREKEIARHQLTAEGKPANIIEKILEGKMRKFYEENCLVQQKYVRDDSVTIEQFIAPSTINSFDRFKVGEGIEKEEVDFAAEVAAQISGN
- a CDS encoding tetratricopeptide repeat protein; amino-acid sequence: MKKILIVLFLIASLSVLGANSQSSVNMGDYYIVDVNLMTEYSKEKTEFKNKYIALSEKNDKKNLIELLKKYIEKYPDDSYAYEEIGTDYLSLDNLKEAEKYYLKAIELGNNDTGLYSLALIYGDEDSLKLLNLTPDEKKAKIKISEKYKKQLSDDGFTHGKLRELREHKQIAMFGNAYSIYKLAVHYHGVKNYKLSEKYARQFLEFDKENSDIINILAEDLFGQHKYTEAEKLLLPFAQKGKQNEQYLLAISYYYQNKLDEAEKWAKKVLETAKKDNDADNIKIVNHLLDEIKNK
- a CDS encoding tetratricopeptide repeat protein, whose amino-acid sequence is MKKVLAGLFLIASLSVLAINKGKSPMEHDIDYVWYHYELNSKYEKLFSKEKKEFKDKWEQNRNNKKNLITLLKKYTEKYPNDAYAYEALGTAYMLDNFKEAEANFLKAIKLGDDDTAKYSLALLYADKGEKDNDKEKTKLAEKYLKELENEGINSDYNLENLRDTKNGALIGNAQALFGLAAYYDNYGNYKMSEKYATEFLEFDKENLDNLMFLSNAYIAQKKYTESEKLFLPLAQKGMMQAQYLLALGYYHAGNLKEAEKWAKKTLEKSGTKQLDDIEVAKELLNRINSKLKVQNKK
- the rpsB gene encoding 30S ribosomal protein S2, whose amino-acid sequence is MAVITMKQLLEVGAHFGHQAKRWNPKMKPYIFTERNGIHILDLHQTLGATEAAYEFVRQISEEGGKVLFVGTKKQAQEAIKEEAERAGGFYVNHRWLGGLLTNLETIKKRVKRLKELEEMDADGTLDTAYTKKEAGLLRKEMAKLSKNIGGIKEMNTLPAALFVVDIKKEFLALEEAKKLGIPVIALIDTNVDPDLVTYKIPANDDAIRSVKLFAQVIANAAIEGNGGIENISEGAEVEVPANEEIVEEVVEEVIEETTEA